The proteins below are encoded in one region of Telopea speciosissima isolate NSW1024214 ecotype Mountain lineage chromosome 10, Tspe_v1, whole genome shotgun sequence:
- the LOC122642464 gene encoding OVARIAN TUMOR DOMAIN-containing deubiquitinating enzyme 4-like isoform X1, with the protein MLSLSPIITCTSNKAHLSGHARKQMTSQVCAMMSHSQSSTCCFHFHAGHSQLRYADLTISGNFCSHTRRCNCLSAGSAFSKWSRNWHPVTVKSSENSIGQQLTYPSSPCQNISLRLLVAKQEMYTKGRWYFRPTSLLRGGAFAGLIFGLLVCFASFNPVYAEVAKRKKDNAYCESSMTSSHGKKVYTDYSITGIPGDGRCLFRSVAHGACLRSGKPSPSESLQRELADELRARVADEFVNRREETEWFVEGDFDTYVSQIRKPSVWGGEPELFMASHVLRMPINVYMYDEDAGGLIAIAEYGQEYGKEDPIRVLYHGFGHYDALQIPGKKSGRSRL; encoded by the exons ATGTTAAGTTTATCGCCCATCATTACATGCACGAGTAATAAAGCCCACCTTAGTGGGCATGCTAGAAAGCAAATGACTTCTCAAGTTTGTGCTATGATGTCTCACTCACAATCAAGTACATGCTGTTTTCATTTCCATGCTGGTCACTCCCAACTTAGATATGCTGATTTGACCATCTCTGGGAACTTTTGTTCCCACACACGAAGGTGCAACTGTCTTTCAGCTGGTTCTGCATTTTCCAAATGGAGTAGAAACTGGCATCCAGTAACTGTCAAAAGCTCAGAAAATTCTATAGGGCAACAGTTGACATACCCTTCATCACCGTGTCAAAACATTAGTTTAAGACTTTTGGTGGCAAAACAAGAAATGTATACCAAAGGCAGGTGGTATTTTAGACCCACATCTTTGTTGCGAGGAGGTGCCTTTGCAGGGCTGATTTTTGGCTTGTTGGTTTGCTTTGCAAGTTTCAATCCAGTATATGCTGAAGTGGCCAAAAGGAAGAAGGATAATGCGTATTGTGAGTCTTCCATGACCAGTTCACATGGAAAGAAAGTTTACACTGACTACTCCATCACAG GCATACCTGGAGATGGGAGATGTTTGTTCCGCTCAGTGGCGCATGGTGCTTGTCTAAGATCTGGTAAACCATCTCCTAGTGagagtctccaaagagaactaGCAGATGAATTGCGAGCCAGA GTTGCAGATGAGTTTGTCAATAGACGAGAAGAGACGGAATG GTTCGTTGAAGGTGATTTCGACACATATGTTTCACAAATCAGGAAGCCATCTGTATGGGGAGGTGAACCTGAGTTGTTCATGGCATCACATGTTCTCCG GATGCCAATCAATGTCTACATGTATGATGAAGATGCTGGTGGCTTGATTGCCATTGCTGAGTATGGCCAAGAATATGGTAAAGAGGATCCAATTAGAGTCCTCTATCATGGTTTTGGCCATTATGATGCTTTACAGATTCCTGGAAAGAAGAGTGGTAGATCAAGACTATAG
- the LOC122642464 gene encoding OVARIAN TUMOR DOMAIN-containing deubiquitinating enzyme 4-like isoform X4, which yields MLSLSPIITCTSNKAHLSGHARKQMTSQVCAMMSHSQSSTCCFHFHAGHSQLRYADLTISGNFCSHTRRCNCLSAGSAFSKWSRNWHPVTVKSSENSIGQQLTYPSSPCQNISLRLLVAKQEMYTKGRWYFRPTSLLRGGAFAGLIFGLLVCFASFNPVYAEVAKRKKDNAYCESSMTSSHGKKVYTDYSITGIPGDGRCLFRSVAHGACLRSGKPSPSESLQRELADELRARVADEFVNRREETEWMPINVYMYDEDAGGLIAIAEYGQEYGKEDPIRVLYHGFGHYDALQIPGKKSGRSRL from the exons ATGTTAAGTTTATCGCCCATCATTACATGCACGAGTAATAAAGCCCACCTTAGTGGGCATGCTAGAAAGCAAATGACTTCTCAAGTTTGTGCTATGATGTCTCACTCACAATCAAGTACATGCTGTTTTCATTTCCATGCTGGTCACTCCCAACTTAGATATGCTGATTTGACCATCTCTGGGAACTTTTGTTCCCACACACGAAGGTGCAACTGTCTTTCAGCTGGTTCTGCATTTTCCAAATGGAGTAGAAACTGGCATCCAGTAACTGTCAAAAGCTCAGAAAATTCTATAGGGCAACAGTTGACATACCCTTCATCACCGTGTCAAAACATTAGTTTAAGACTTTTGGTGGCAAAACAAGAAATGTATACCAAAGGCAGGTGGTATTTTAGACCCACATCTTTGTTGCGAGGAGGTGCCTTTGCAGGGCTGATTTTTGGCTTGTTGGTTTGCTTTGCAAGTTTCAATCCAGTATATGCTGAAGTGGCCAAAAGGAAGAAGGATAATGCGTATTGTGAGTCTTCCATGACCAGTTCACATGGAAAGAAAGTTTACACTGACTACTCCATCACAG GCATACCTGGAGATGGGAGATGTTTGTTCCGCTCAGTGGCGCATGGTGCTTGTCTAAGATCTGGTAAACCATCTCCTAGTGagagtctccaaagagaactaGCAGATGAATTGCGAGCCAGA GTTGCAGATGAGTTTGTCAATAGACGAGAAGAGACGGAATG GATGCCAATCAATGTCTACATGTATGATGAAGATGCTGGTGGCTTGATTGCCATTGCTGAGTATGGCCAAGAATATGGTAAAGAGGATCCAATTAGAGTCCTCTATCATGGTTTTGGCCATTATGATGCTTTACAGATTCCTGGAAAGAAGAGTGGTAGATCAAGACTATAG
- the LOC122642464 gene encoding OVARIAN TUMOR DOMAIN-containing deubiquitinating enzyme 4-like isoform X2 translates to MLSLSPIITCTSNKAHLSGHARKQMTSQVCAMMSHSQSSTCCFHFHAGHSQLRYADLTISGNFSKWSRNWHPVTVKSSENSIGQQLTYPSSPCQNISLRLLVAKQEMYTKGRWYFRPTSLLRGGAFAGLIFGLLVCFASFNPVYAEVAKRKKDNAYCESSMTSSHGKKVYTDYSITGIPGDGRCLFRSVAHGACLRSGKPSPSESLQRELADELRARVADEFVNRREETEWFVEGDFDTYVSQIRKPSVWGGEPELFMASHVLRMPINVYMYDEDAGGLIAIAEYGQEYGKEDPIRVLYHGFGHYDALQIPGKKSGRSRL, encoded by the exons ATGTTAAGTTTATCGCCCATCATTACATGCACGAGTAATAAAGCCCACCTTAGTGGGCATGCTAGAAAGCAAATGACTTCTCAAGTTTGTGCTATGATGTCTCACTCACAATCAAGTACATGCTGTTTTCATTTCCATGCTGGTCACTCCCAACTTAGATATGCTGATTTGACCATCTCTGGGAAC TTTTCCAAATGGAGTAGAAACTGGCATCCAGTAACTGTCAAAAGCTCAGAAAATTCTATAGGGCAACAGTTGACATACCCTTCATCACCGTGTCAAAACATTAGTTTAAGACTTTTGGTGGCAAAACAAGAAATGTATACCAAAGGCAGGTGGTATTTTAGACCCACATCTTTGTTGCGAGGAGGTGCCTTTGCAGGGCTGATTTTTGGCTTGTTGGTTTGCTTTGCAAGTTTCAATCCAGTATATGCTGAAGTGGCCAAAAGGAAGAAGGATAATGCGTATTGTGAGTCTTCCATGACCAGTTCACATGGAAAGAAAGTTTACACTGACTACTCCATCACAG GCATACCTGGAGATGGGAGATGTTTGTTCCGCTCAGTGGCGCATGGTGCTTGTCTAAGATCTGGTAAACCATCTCCTAGTGagagtctccaaagagaactaGCAGATGAATTGCGAGCCAGA GTTGCAGATGAGTTTGTCAATAGACGAGAAGAGACGGAATG GTTCGTTGAAGGTGATTTCGACACATATGTTTCACAAATCAGGAAGCCATCTGTATGGGGAGGTGAACCTGAGTTGTTCATGGCATCACATGTTCTCCG GATGCCAATCAATGTCTACATGTATGATGAAGATGCTGGTGGCTTGATTGCCATTGCTGAGTATGGCCAAGAATATGGTAAAGAGGATCCAATTAGAGTCCTCTATCATGGTTTTGGCCATTATGATGCTTTACAGATTCCTGGAAAGAAGAGTGGTAGATCAAGACTATAG
- the LOC122642464 gene encoding OVARIAN TUMOR DOMAIN-containing deubiquitinating enzyme 4-like isoform X3: MLSLSPIITCTSNKAHLSGHARKQMTSQVCAMIISGNFCSHTRRCNCLSAGSAFSKWSRNWHPVTVKSSENSIGQQLTYPSSPCQNISLRLLVAKQEMYTKGRWYFRPTSLLRGGAFAGLIFGLLVCFASFNPVYAEVAKRKKDNAYCESSMTSSHGKKVYTDYSITGIPGDGRCLFRSVAHGACLRSGKPSPSESLQRELADELRARVADEFVNRREETEWFVEGDFDTYVSQIRKPSVWGGEPELFMASHVLRMPINVYMYDEDAGGLIAIAEYGQEYGKEDPIRVLYHGFGHYDALQIPGKKSGRSRL; encoded by the exons ATGTTAAGTTTATCGCCCATCATTACATGCACGAGTAATAAAGCCCACCTTAGTGGGCATGCTAGAAAGCAAATGACTTCTCAAGTTTGTGCTATGAT CATCTCTGGGAACTTTTGTTCCCACACACGAAGGTGCAACTGTCTTTCAGCTGGTTCTGCATTTTCCAAATGGAGTAGAAACTGGCATCCAGTAACTGTCAAAAGCTCAGAAAATTCTATAGGGCAACAGTTGACATACCCTTCATCACCGTGTCAAAACATTAGTTTAAGACTTTTGGTGGCAAAACAAGAAATGTATACCAAAGGCAGGTGGTATTTTAGACCCACATCTTTGTTGCGAGGAGGTGCCTTTGCAGGGCTGATTTTTGGCTTGTTGGTTTGCTTTGCAAGTTTCAATCCAGTATATGCTGAAGTGGCCAAAAGGAAGAAGGATAATGCGTATTGTGAGTCTTCCATGACCAGTTCACATGGAAAGAAAGTTTACACTGACTACTCCATCACAG GCATACCTGGAGATGGGAGATGTTTGTTCCGCTCAGTGGCGCATGGTGCTTGTCTAAGATCTGGTAAACCATCTCCTAGTGagagtctccaaagagaactaGCAGATGAATTGCGAGCCAGA GTTGCAGATGAGTTTGTCAATAGACGAGAAGAGACGGAATG GTTCGTTGAAGGTGATTTCGACACATATGTTTCACAAATCAGGAAGCCATCTGTATGGGGAGGTGAACCTGAGTTGTTCATGGCATCACATGTTCTCCG GATGCCAATCAATGTCTACATGTATGATGAAGATGCTGGTGGCTTGATTGCCATTGCTGAGTATGGCCAAGAATATGGTAAAGAGGATCCAATTAGAGTCCTCTATCATGGTTTTGGCCATTATGATGCTTTACAGATTCCTGGAAAGAAGAGTGGTAGATCAAGACTATAG